In Leptospira stimsonii, one DNA window encodes the following:
- a CDS encoding SRPBCC family protein produces the protein MKIILYIVGGLVALIVALAWIAPKDFQLEREIVIHKSKRQVFDHIRYLKNHEQWNAWSKKDPNMKKEFKGVDGTVGFTSAWESNHPEVGTAEQEIKRIIDGERFETQIRFKKPFEASFTSYATTKTVGENQTKVSLGMYDRMSFPMTVISFIVNVCFDQQKKIIGNMDESLKNLKTILEK, from the coding sequence ATGAAGATTATATTATACATAGTCGGCGGATTGGTCGCACTCATTGTAGCTCTTGCATGGATCGCACCGAAAGATTTTCAACTCGAACGAGAAATCGTGATCCATAAATCTAAAAGGCAAGTTTTCGATCATATCAGATATTTAAAGAATCACGAACAATGGAATGCTTGGTCTAAAAAAGATCCGAATATGAAAAAAGAATTCAAAGGAGTCGACGGAACAGTCGGTTTTACGAGCGCTTGGGAGAGCAATCATCCTGAAGTGGGGACAGCGGAACAGGAAATTAAAAGGATTATAGATGGGGAGAGGTTCGAAACTCAAATTCGTTTTAAAAAACCGTTTGAGGCTAGTTTTACTTCGTACGCTACCACAAAAACCGTGGGAGAAAATCAAACCAAGGTTTCTCTGGGAATGTATGATCGTATGTCTTTTCCGATGACCGTCATCAGTTTTATCGTGAACGTTTGTTTTGATCAGCAGAAAAAGATCATTGGCAATATGGATGAAAGTCTCAAGAATTTAAAAACGATTCTTGAAAAATAA
- a CDS encoding amidase, which translates to MNHSKSKNRSINSHGTISDIGAEIRSGKISPVDIVKNCLSRFEKLNKNLNAFITVLGEQAIEEAKVAEKEIQTGNWKSPLHGIPIGIKDMFDTAGIRTTAGFEHFQNRIPKRDAVAVTKLKEAGAIVIGKTNMHELAIGTTSIESYFGSVHNPWNRQYIAGGSSGGSAVAVASGFCYATLDTDAIGSCRLPAACCGVTGFKPSYGLVNLEGVLAGEKADEKILRIAHAAFMARSALDVKILIDVFLNHETKSEIATSLNSKFRIGYVLNFHATEEIRSTFQKTRDVLFSLGHSFQETELDISPNFDSKTMEQDRKEVNRLFFQEVDLLILPTTTETVPKINAASKKGPIALSADNTFFCNYYGLPAINLPCGFDTKGLPIGFQIVGAPGKEHNVLELARQFQDVTQWHLRFPKG; encoded by the coding sequence ATGAATCACTCTAAATCCAAAAATCGAAGCATAAACTCGCACGGAACGATTTCGGACATAGGCGCGGAAATCCGATCCGGAAAAATTTCTCCTGTTGACATTGTAAAAAACTGTCTTTCAAGATTCGAAAAACTCAATAAGAATCTCAACGCATTCATAACCGTACTCGGCGAACAGGCCATCGAAGAAGCGAAGGTCGCCGAAAAAGAAATTCAGACCGGAAACTGGAAAAGTCCGCTTCACGGTATTCCGATCGGGATCAAAGATATGTTCGATACGGCGGGAATTCGAACGACTGCCGGCTTTGAACACTTTCAAAATCGAATTCCGAAGCGGGATGCGGTAGCGGTAACAAAACTCAAAGAAGCCGGGGCGATCGTAATCGGAAAAACGAATATGCACGAACTTGCGATAGGAACTACTTCGATCGAAAGTTATTTCGGCTCCGTGCACAACCCTTGGAATCGGCAATACATCGCAGGAGGTTCCTCGGGAGGCTCTGCAGTCGCCGTCGCATCCGGATTTTGTTATGCGACATTAGATACGGACGCGATAGGTTCCTGTAGATTGCCGGCCGCCTGTTGTGGGGTAACCGGATTTAAACCGAGCTACGGATTAGTAAACTTGGAAGGAGTTCTCGCCGGTGAAAAAGCAGACGAGAAAATATTAAGAATCGCTCATGCGGCATTCATGGCTCGTAGTGCACTTGACGTAAAAATTTTAATTGACGTATTCTTAAATCACGAAACGAAATCGGAAATCGCAACCTCCCTAAATTCCAAATTTAGAATCGGATACGTTCTCAATTTTCACGCGACCGAAGAAATACGAAGTACGTTTCAAAAGACGAGGGATGTTCTTTTTTCTTTGGGTCATTCGTTTCAAGAAACCGAACTGGATATCTCGCCGAATTTCGATTCGAAAACTATGGAACAAGACAGAAAGGAAGTGAATCGACTTTTCTTTCAGGAAGTCGATCTTCTTATCCTTCCTACAACGACGGAAACCGTTCCCAAAATCAATGCCGCTTCCAAAAAAGGACCAATCGCGCTTTCCGCGGACAACACTTTCTTTTGTAATTACTACGGACTGCCTGCGATCAATCTTCCTTGCGGATTCGATACGAAAGGATTGCCCATCGGTTTCCAGATCGTCGGTGCCCCCGGAAAGGAGCATAACGTTCTAGAATTGGCGCGACAATTTCAAGACGTTACCCAGTGGCACCTGCGTTTTCCGAAGGGTTAA